The Maridesulfovibrio salexigens DSM 2638 region CTGCTCGAAAAGACCTACAAGCTCTGGAAAGGCCGCACCTGCATCGACCAGAACAACACCATGTACAAGGAAAAATACGGCGAAAGCGCTAAGAAGTACGCCAAAGCAGGCATGTACTACGAAAACGTTTCCGTTGCTTCCGGTTCCGGTATTGCCGACTACGGTCTGGTACTGAACAAAGGTATCCGCCATCTCATCGAAGAAGTTCGTACCCGTCTCACCGAGACCCCGAACATCCTTGCAAACAGGGACAAAATCGATCTCTACCGTTCCATGCTGATCACCTTTGACGCGGTAATCAAACACTCCCACCGCTACGCTGATCTCGCAGAACAGACCGCAGCAGATGAGTCCGATCCTAAAGTAAAAGCAGAACTGCTCGAAATCGCAGAAATCTGCCGCCGCGTTCCCGAACACCCGGCCCGCAACTTCCGTGAAGCTATCCAGTCCTTCTGGTTCACCCACCTCTGCGTGGCAACCGAGCAGATGGCTTGCGCTGTTTCCCCCGGTCGTTACGGTCAGTACATGTACCCCTTCTTCAAGAAAGACATTGATGAAGGCAATCTGACCCGTGAACAGGTTCTGACCATGCTCAAGTTCCAGTGGATTCGTCACCTCGAACTGGGCGAATATCAGGGTAACTCCTACGCACTGACCCTTTCCGGTCACACCGGACAGTCCATGACCATCGGCGGCGTAGACAAAGACGGCAACGATGCTTCCACCGAACTGGAAGAGCTCATGCTCGAAACCCAGATTCAGATGAAGAGCATTCAGCCTACCCTGACCCTGCTTTACCATCCGAAACTCAAAGAATCCTACATGCAGAAAGTTGTTGAGTGCATCCGCGGCGGTTCCGGCCAGCCCCAGATCCTGAACAACAACGTAGTTATCCAGCGTACCCTTGCCCGTTTCGCACAGTACCCTGACGGTATCACCCTTGAAGATGCACGTAACTGCGGTAACTACGGCTGCGTATCCACCGGCGTTTGCGGCAAAGGCAGCTTCATCACTCAGGAAGATCAGCCCTGCCTCGCAAAAGTAGTCGAACTGGTGCTCAACAACGGAAAATGCCCCGTGACCAAGAAAATGGTCGGCGCAGAAACCGGTGATCCCACTACCTTCGAAACTTTTGAAGACCTCTACGAAGGAGTAAAAGGACAGCTGGACAACCTGTTCCGCATCTCCCGTGCTCACTCCGATCTCAGCCAGATGGCACGCCTGCAGGTTGTACCGAGCGTATTCCGCTCCGCTATGTACGATGGCTGCATTGAGAAAGGTATGTGCGAAGAAGCAGGCGGAACCCGCTACCCGCAGGTTAACCCCATCATGACCGCAGGTGTTGACGCTGCCAACTCCATCCTCGCCATCAAGCACCTTGTATACGACACCAAGGCTGTAACCATGGAAGAGCTGATTCAGGCACTTAAAGCCAACTTCGAAGGTTACGAAGAACTGCGCCAGATGTGCTTCGATGCTCCCAAACACGGTAACGACTACGAAGACGTACAGGCATTCGTACAGCGTTTCTACCGCGATGTTGACGCAATTCACCATGCTCAGGGACCGGACTGCTTCGGACAGCGCACCCCGCTCGATGCTTACTCCCTGTCCTACCACAACTACTTCGGCGGCATGATGGGCGCACTGCCCAACGGCCGTAAAGCAGGCGTGGCTCTTACCGACGGCAGTGTTTCCGCAATGCCCGGTACTGACAAGGAAGGTATCACCGCACTGATCAAGTCCGGTGCTGAAGCAATCGACACAGTCCGCTACGGCGCGAACCACTTCAACGTGAAGTTCTCCCCCTCCGTGCTGGAAGGTCCTCAGGGTGCTAAGACTCTGATCTCCCTGATCAAGACCTACTGCGACTTCGGCGGCTCCCACATCCAGTTCAACTGCGTAAGCTCCGATACCCTGAAAGATGCGCAGCAAAACCCGCAGGACTACTCCGACCTCATCGTCCGTGTTGCAGGCTTCAGTGCCTACTTCACCAGACTGGACTGCGGCGTACAGAACGAAATCATCAAACGTACTGAATACGACGCAGGTCGTTGCTAGATATGATGCGCTAACGCGCTTTTGATAGAAGATTTCGCCTCCGGCGGCCAAAGGGTCCGCGACCCTTTGGAATCCCGATTAGGGCTTTGCCGCCGGGGGCGATTAATCAAACATAATTTTTAAAACCGTTTTCCCACATAAGGCCGGACTGGATCATAGCAGAATCGACCTTACAACAAGGCGAAGCCCTAATAAAAGTTTTTGGGATTCTTAAACCCTTTTCACAAAAAGGGTTTAAGGCTCCCGGCAGGGTCGCCGAAGGCAAGGATGCTACTATGTCACAAGGAATGATCTACAATATTCAGCGTATGTCACTTCATGACGGACCGGGACTGCGCACCACCGTTTTCCTGAAAGGCTGTCCGCTGACCTGCTTATGGTGCAGCAACCCCGAATCACAGCAGGTAAAAGCGCAGATGATGTGCTTTACCGACCTGTGCACCGGATGTGGAAAATGCGCTGAAGTCTGTCCCAACGATGCCGTCATTGAGATTGAAGGCAGGTTCGGGCGCGACACTGAAAAGTGCACCAACTGCGGGGCATGTACTGAGAACTGCGCGGGCAAGGCCCGTGAAATGTCCGGCAAGATCATGACCGTTGAAGAAGTTATGGATGTTGTCCGCAAAGACGCACTTTTCTACGACAACTCCGGTGGCGGGGTGACTTTCGGCGGAGGCGAACCGACCTCCGGCGGACAATTCTTCCTTGATATGGTCGAAGCAGCGGTAAATGAAGGCTACCACGTGACCGTAGATACCTGCGGTTACTGTCCCGAAGAACGTTTCGATAAGACCATTAAACTGGCAGATCTCTTCCTGTTTGACTGCAAGCACATGAATCCGGAAGAGCACAAGAAACTGACCGGGGTGGATAACGCAATCATCCTCCGCAACATGGGTGCGGCACTTTCCTCAGGCAAGGAAGTGCGCATCCGCATGCCGCTTATGCCGGAGATGAACGACTCCGAAGAAAACATAGCAGCCATGGCTGAATTCCTGAAAGGATACGGACGGGACAAGGTGGAAGTAATGCCCTGCCACGCATTCGGCCGCAATAAGTACGCTGCATTGGGCTGGAAATATAAAATGGACCGGGAATACACCCCGGAACAATTGGATGTGGTTTTCAAACGCTTTGCCGATCACGGCTTGAAAACCGAGATCATCTAGTTTTTTTTACGGCGCAAAGAAATGAACTGTTCAATGACTGAAAAGCTGATCTGCGAATCCACCGGGCGCAATGCCAAGGAGCTTTACGGTAGCGATGCTATGTGCTGTTCCGAAGCTGTGTTCTGGACCATCAATCATGAATTCGGCGGAGGTCTGAGCAAAGAAACAGCAATTGCGCTGAGCAAAGGTTTCTGCGGCGGTATCGGTGACGCAGGCTGTATCTGCGGAGCCCTGTCCGGCGCGGTTATGGGGTTATCCCTGATCCTCGGCAAAGGTCCACTCCCCGCTGGCGAGGATCAGGTTCGTTCCCTTTCCAAAGAACTGCACGACCGCTTTATGGCTGAACACGGATCAGTCTGCTGCCGTATCTTAAGCCGGGACCGCGACCATGAAGCAGAAACCAAAGGCGTATGCCTTGATTATGTAGAGTCCGCAGCATCCATCTGCACCCATTTGCTCCTTACCCCGGAAGCAGTGGTTCAGAATGAAGAATGCGACTCCACACCGTTCATGAAAGACTCAACAGCGGGTCAAACCGCTTTGATATAATCAAAACATTAATGGAGAGAGAATATGTTTAATGTAACTGTTCCCGAAGAGATGCTCGAAAAGCTCCGGGATATGCTTGAAGACGAAGATGAAGAAAGCTGCGTTCGCCTGAGAGAATACAAAGTAGGCGGCGGCTGACACGCTAAAATCGTGCTCGGTCTGGGCATTGACGAAGCGGATGAAGATGATGACGTACAGATTGAAGTCAGCGATGTTCCCTTTATCGCCGAAGAAGACTTCCTCACCAAATACGGAAAAGACTTTTCCCTCTCTTTCAGCGAGAACAAGGAAGTAGTACTGACAGCACTCAGCGCATAACTCCTTGACAGAACCATATACCCCTAAGCGAAAACTCCTTTCGCGATTTAACGGACCTGCGACCTCCCTTGCAGGTCCGTTTTTTATTCAAAGATAGGAGGTAAAAATCTAGCATAACAGCCAAAAGGTCCCTAATCTAATTAGGCTCGGCCAAAGACATAATTACACCTCAATTCCCGATCCCTCCTTTACGAAAAGAAGCTTTAGTACTAAGTTAGGTCAGCACTTTTAGCATCGGACAACCTAACAACAATATATTTGAACCTATCACTCCAATGAATCTGAATGCCAAGCGACTGCTAGAAATCAATACGGTTCTATTGCTTACATTTATTTGTGTCTTTTCTCTTCTCCTACCCGCCTATGCGGAAAACGAAACAGAGGCGCAGGTAAACAACGGCACCCTGACCCTGTCTATGGATGAAGTGGTACGTTTGACGATTCGTAACAACTCCAATGTTGCGACCAAATACCTGCAGCGCGTTACAGAAAAATTCGACCTTGAAAAAGCGGAAGCCAAATTCGAGCCGGTCATCAACATTGACGGCTCCTTTAATGCTGAAGCATTTCAACGCAATATGCGCATTTCCGATAATGGAACGCAGACCCCGGCTTCAAAATGGGATGCCGGAGCCAAGGCTTCCATTACCCAAAAAATCCCCACTGGCGGTACCCTCTCATTTGTCTGGGATAACAACTATTCCGAGAACAGTGACGGAACACTGAGCTATGACGGAGACTCTGCTGTTTCACGCTCAAAGACCTACACCCGTGAAGCATCCTCCAAATGGCGCATCGAGCTGACTCAACCCCTGCTAAAAGGTGCTGGAATCGATTACAATATGGCCTCCATCCGGTTGGCCCGCATTACCGACAAACGCAATATTCTCAGCTTGCGTGACAATCTCAGCCAGCTAATAAATTCGGGCCTCAACTACTATTTTACTTTCAAACAGGCCAAAGAGAATCTGGAAATCCAGCAACAGGCCCTTGAACGCTCGGAACGGCTGCTGGAGGTAAACCAATTCAAACAGAGTATGGGGCGCATGTCCGCCAGTGACGTGGTTCAGGCCGAAGCAGATGTGGCTTCAGGACGGCTTTCCCTTGAAGAAGCACGTAACAGCCTCGATAAAGCACGCCGCGATCTGCTCAACCACCTTGAGATGGATCCCAATCTTGAGATTGAACCGATCGATGACGAAATACGTGACGTTGAACCTGACTACGAACAATGCATGCAGGTGGCACTGAAAAACAACCAGACATACATGGACAAGGTTTTCGCGGTCACAGAATCAAACATCAACGCCATGATGGCTGAGAATGAACGGGAATGGCAACTTGATCTCAAGGGCGGCTACGAAGAGACACAAACTCAGAAGAATTCTTACTCCGCCTCCACCAGTGATGATGAACTCTCGGCAGGAGTTGAACTTTCGGCCCCCATTAATCTCTGGGGAGATGACCAGTTGGAGAGAAAGAAAAAGCTGCTTACTGCCGAGGTAAACAAACGCAAGGCCAAGCTTGAGCTGAAACGGGCCAAAACCAATTTGCAGACCGAAGTTGCCAATGCCGTGCGTGACGTAAGAATGCGCTGGAAAATGATTAGGCTTGCTCAAAAGAACACCGAGCTTAAAGCCCTGCAGCTGGAAAATGAAAACACCAAACTGATGGTAGGCCGGACAACAAACTTCGAGGTGGTTTCATATCAAAACCAACTTGTGCAGGCTCAGCTCGCGGAGACCTCCAAACAAATTTCTTATGTTCAAGCCCTGCTAATTCTCGACCAGCTCCTAGGCACAACCATGGAAACATGGCATGTTGAATTCAAACATAATGACAAGCAACTGGAAGAAGACCTCAATAACAAAATCCGCCCCCTGGTCTGGACATGGTGGTAGGAAGAGTCATGGACAATCTGCTTACCCCCCCCTTTCGGGAAACAGTTCTTCAAGTCATGAATGATGGAGTCATGATTCTGAACAATAAAGGGATCGTTACCGGTGCCAATCCTGCTCTTGCCAAGGTGCTGGGTATTTCCGGAAACGAGCTGGAAGGCATGCCGCTTATGGCTGTTGTTCCTCCGGTTGAAGAGAATGATGAATTCATGCAGGCCCTGCTGGACACTATTTACAAAGACTGCACCATCAGCAACCGGGCGACTCCATACTACAAAGAAGACGGGGAAAAGATTTACCTCTCAGTCAGCGTTTCGAGGCTTAAAGGCAATGACGGACAACCTTGCGGAGCTGTTTTGGTCCTGCGCGATGTGACTGAAATTGAAAAAATGCGGCAGGACGAAAAACAGCTTAATCAAGACCTGACTAAGGCCATGCGCGATGCTGATGAATCCAACAAGGCCCTTCAAATTTCGCTCACCCAAGGGAAAAAAGTCCGTTTCATACTAATCGCAGCTGTGTTCTGCTTCTTCTGCGCAGTCGGAGCATTCTTCTGGTTCAATCCGGCTTTCATGGAAATACCCGACACATTCAAGCCTGCGGCAGCTTCGAGCGCTAAAACGGAATACCAGAGTATGGTAGTCACCCCCCGCCCTTTCTCGCGTTCCATCTCTCTTGCAGGGGTTGTAGCACCGCTGGAGGAACTTACTCTCGTTGCTCCCTTTAACGGGATCATCACCAAAACCGACTTTTTTTACGGTGAAAGAATCCCCCGAAACCAGACCATCATAACTCTGGATACATCTGAAATTGCCAGCAAGATGCGCTCGGCTTTTACTGAGTACATTAAATCCCGCAAAAAATATTATGAGCTGACCAACTGGAAAAATACTTCCGAAGTACTCAAAGCAAGACGGGAGCTGGAACAAGCCAGACGGACCCTGAACAGTTCTAAAGCCAAAACCGAGGAAGACAAGATGCTGTTTGAAAAAGGCATCATCCCCCGAAACCAGTACGATACATCATTTCAGGAACTGAAAAACAATGAATCACGACTCGTGTCCTCTCAGGAAACCTACCGCGATGTGCTCAATAAAGGCGACCATGAATATGTTGAAATAGCCCGCATGGAACTTGCCAATGCAGAAACAAACTACAACACCTTGAAAGAGAAGATGTCCCGGTCAACGGTGACTGCCCCAGTCTCAGGGGTTGCACTGCGTCCCAATTCAAAAAGCGGGGATGCTAAGGAAATCACCAGCGGCATGAGCGTGACAGAAGGACAGCCGCTGCTTTCCATTGCCAGTCTTGAGGGTTTGTCCATTTCTGCAAAGGTAGACGAACTGAACATCAACAGTCTGCAACTGGGCCAACCGGTCACAGTTACCGGAGACGCTTTCCCGGATCATAAACTGAAAGGTGAAATCGCTATGATTTCCTCACAGGCCGGGGGAGAAGGCAAGGTCCCCACCTTTGAAACCACAATCCGCCTGCCCCACCTGCCCAAGGATGTAAGCAAAAATGTACGCATCGGCATGACTGCCAATATGCAGGTGGAGACATACTCCAACGAAAACGCAATCATGGTTCCTTTCTCAGCCATTAATAGAGACGGGAGTAAGGTTTTTCTGAGAGTTAGAGAAAAGGACGGCACCGTTCGCGAAGTAGATGTTGAAACCGGATACACCACCATCAATGAAGTGGAAATCCTCTCCGGTATAGAACCGGGCACAACCATCCTGCTCAAACAGGAAGCGTTTTAATGCTTAACATCGAGGACGTTCATAAATCCTACCTGCTGGGCACGGTTGAAGTTGAGGTACTCAAAGGGGTAAACCTCAATGTTGACGATGGCGAGTTGCTAGCCATCCTCGGCTCATCCGGCTGCGGCAAATCAACTCTTATGAACATATTGGGATTCCTTGATCAGCCCAGTTCCGGCACTTACCGCTTCAACGGTAAGCTGGCCGATAAAATGAGTGATGATGAACTTTCCGACATTCGTAACCATGAAATAGGCTTTGTGTTCCAGCAATTTCACCTGCTGCCCAAGCTTACCGCCCTTGATAATGTCTGCCTGCCGCTGCTTTACCGCGGGGTCCCCAAAAAGGAACGTGAAGCACTGGCCGAAGAAATGCTGACGAAAGTCGGCATGGGCGAACGCGGAGACCACCGCCCCAATGAACTTTCCGGCGGCCAGCAACAACGGGTCGCCATTGCCCGAGCCCTGTGCGGGGAACCTTCACTTATTCTAGCTGACGAACCAACCGGAGCTCTTGATACAGCAACAGGCAAAGACATCATGGACCTTTTCTTAAGCCTGAATGAAGAAGAAGGCATAACCGTTGTCATCATCACTCATGATCCCGGTCTTGCAAAGCGTTGTAAACGTTCCATACGCATGCGGGATGGCAGACTGGAGGGCGTATGATCCTGGGTGAGAACATAAGGGAATCCTTCCGTTCACTCATGGGCGCCAAGCAACGCTCTTTGCTTGCCCTCATCGGGATTGTAATCGGCATCGGTTCGGTAATCGCCATGGTCACCGTTGGTCAGATTGTCGAGAATGAAGTCATCCGCCAATTCAAGGAAATGGGTACTGATGTCTGCTCCGTGCAGCAGGAATACGGAAGTGGCAGCAAAAATTCAGGCTTTAATCTCCAGAATGTACTGAAAATACCGCAAGCCTGCTCGACCATTCGCACGGTTGCGCCCTATGTATCATTCTACAGTGACCTTAAATTTTCCGGCAAAAGAACATCCAGCCCCGCGCTGGGCGTTACTGAAGAATTTGCGAGGCTCTATAAAATTCATATCAGTGCGGGCAGGTTTATCTCCGATCTGGACGGACATTCAGCCTTCTGCGTCCTTGGGTCCAGTAAAGCTAAATGGTTGCAGGAACAGGGGGAGAGCGATCCCGTAGGAAAGCAGGTAATCTTTAACGAACGCATCTACACCATAATCGGCATTGCCGAGAGCGTACCGATGGGCACATTCACTCCTTACGAAATCAACGAAGGAATCATGGTTCCCATTAAAACCGCCATGCGCAGTCATGAGCGCCCGAAGATAAATACTTTCGGAACCCGCATGATAGAAAGCGGCATCAGCGAGCAAGCAACCGAACAGCTTAAGAACTATTTCAAAATCACATCTAAAACTGAAATCAGAGTAACCAGCGCGGAAGAACTGGTGGCTCAAATGAAAAAGCAGATGCGCATGTTCACCGCCCTGCTGGGAGCCATCGGTTCCATATCTCTTATTGTCGGCGGAGTGGGAGTAATGAACGTCATGCTCGTTTCGGTTTCAGAACGCAAAAAAGAAATCGGCATCCGCCGCGCCATCGGTGCCAAACGCAAGGACATTCAGTTCCAGTTTCTGGTGGAATCCATCATTCTCTCCTTCATCGGTGGAATGCTGGGAACGGCTTTGGGTGTCGGGGCCACGGCTATCATATGCAATTTTGCGAACTGGAGTTTTTTTGTTTCCGAAGAAGCAGTCATGCTCGGGGTGGGAGTATCTGCGGCGGTTGGTATCTTCTTCGGTTACTACCCGGCGCGGCAGGCTTCGGCCTTAAGCCCCATTGATGCTTTACGATCCTGATTCAACTCCTCCACCAACTACAAAGAATCAAGCCGGCTCCCAATAGAGCCGGCCTGATTCTGTTATGGAACAGCAGGAACAGCCGCAACAGCCGTTTTTTCTTTCATACGTTTATCCGCGTCATTTAAGGCTGCGGCAGAAATGGCTGTACGCTCCTCATCCGATAGCTCCCCGCCGTCTGGAATCTGTACTGAAACGCGGGGCCGGGCAAATTCAATTCCAGCCTCAGCAAATTTCTCGCGCAGCATAGCCAGCACATGCTTGCGAATGGTGAACTGGCTGCCCGGACGGGTCATAAATTTAAGGCGCATGCGCATGCCGTACTCTTCCATAGCCATGACACCCTGACACTTGATGTCGTCAAGGAGCATTTCATTGAACTCCTCGTCAGCACGAATGGACTTATTAATCTGTTTGATTATCTTCTTGATCTCTTTCACGTTAGTGTCAAAGGGCACTAAATATTGCAGTTTCATGATCGCCCAGTCGCGGGTATTATTTCTAACCACCTCCATAGCTCCGAAGGGAATGGTATATAAAAAACCGCGATGGTGCCGCAGCTTGATGGAACGGACTGAAATCGCCTCAACCGTTCCTTTTGCCCCGGCAGTCTCAATGTAATCACCAACACGAAAAGCATCGTCCATAAGAAAGAAAATACCGGAAATGATATCCTTAACTAAAGTCTGGGAACCAAAACCGATGGCAATGCCGAAAACACTGGCCCCGGCAATTAGCGAACCGATATTAACACCAAGAGCCGCGAGAACGATCAATATCGTCACTATAAAAATAGTAGCGAAAAGAAACGTCTTAACCAGTTGCAATAATGTACTGAAACGGTCTCCTTCATAGCTGTGCTCGTCATCTTTCCTTTTTTCGGCAATCTTACGTTCAAAAAAGCGGCTGACAAAAACCCAGCTAACATAAGCCATGATTAGAGCGGAAATCGATTCGAAAGCAGCGCCAACGACCCTTTCACCGAGGTCAAAGTGAAATCCCCAGACATCAATAAGAGAAAAAACGGTTCCACAAAACAAAAGAACACGAAAACTGGATATCAAGAACGATTGGAATCGGCTGATATAATTAGCATCCATTTCATCTGCTTCATCTGAAGAAACAACTATTTCAGCTACAAATGCTACCAGTTTGCGGATGCCCATATCGGCAATAAAATAGAATGGTAAGGCCAGCAGAGTCATGAATCCGGGAAGCATGGCATCATCTCCCAGTACGACAAGAGTCAGCTCCCAGAAAATCCAAAAACTCCAGAAATATATCTGAACACCTACATGCCAGAATCCGGCAAGCTGCCTGCCCATACTTTCAGCGCGGGTGCGGGCAAGCATGAATGCCATGATGTTAACCCTGTTAATGAAAAGTAGTGTTGAAATGATTGCGATTACGACAAATCCCGCAAACGAACTTACCAGCAGATAAATTGTCTCACTTTTATGATCCAGCCGGAGAAGACTGCCCATAAGAACACTGACAGAAATCACAACAGCTATGCGGAAATTCCACCGATGAACATAACGTGCGGTATCTGTATTCAGATTGAAAATACGCAGTGAAGGTGCAGCAGGGGCCAGCAAAAAGCTGGAAACAAGACTAATAATTTCAAGGGTTGCCATGGAAAGCCACCATGACACCAGCACCGGCCTCCCGGAACTGCCGTCATGAAAAATAAGCAGATAAATTGCACTGACAGCAAATGAGATAAAGACCAGCCCCACAAGATCAATGCAGGACCGGAAAAGCAGACGTCCAACTTTTGTATGCCAGAGTGCGTATTGCGGAATCTGCGAAATTTTGGCCTGCAACCCGGCAGTCATTTTCCTATAGCCAAACATGCCTCCGCCCCAGACAAAAGTCAGCAGAACCAAGGCCAAGCCATGTTCACCCGGAGTCATATTCAGGTTGCTACCCAGAATATCCTGAAAGACCTTAGGAACTTCAACCTGCGCAACTGCAGCCACGGAAAAGAACGTAGAAAAACGCTCATATGTATGAGCCATCCCGGATCTGAATGCCTTGCTCAGGGCAGAGAGACCGGAATACTGGAGCACCTTAGGGGTTGTCTCGGCTGCTT contains the following coding sequences:
- a CDS encoding mechanosensitive ion channel family protein; the protein is MIRKTNFLYLVLIVAVVLIWAPNSYAEHGPGSVQEMVDVNNDSDTVQSIPVKMSLEQVNYILFGMANDRDRKNPSAEMRKEAAETTPKVLQYSGLSALSKAFRSGMAHTYERFSTFFSVAAVAQVEVPKVFQDILGSNLNMTPGEHGLALVLLTFVWGGGMFGYRKMTAGLQAKISQIPQYALWHTKVGRLLFRSCIDLVGLVFISFAVSAIYLLIFHDGSSGRPVLVSWWLSMATLEIISLVSSFLLAPAAPSLRIFNLNTDTARYVHRWNFRIAVVISVSVLMGSLLRLDHKSETIYLLVSSFAGFVVIAIISTLLFINRVNIMAFMLARTRAESMGRQLAGFWHVGVQIYFWSFWIFWELTLVVLGDDAMLPGFMTLLALPFYFIADMGIRKLVAFVAEIVVSSDEADEMDANYISRFQSFLISSFRVLLFCGTVFSLIDVWGFHFDLGERVVGAAFESISALIMAYVSWVFVSRFFERKIAEKRKDDEHSYEGDRFSTLLQLVKTFLFATIFIVTILIVLAALGVNIGSLIAGASVFGIAIGFGSQTLVKDIISGIFFLMDDAFRVGDYIETAGAKGTVEAISVRSIKLRHHRGFLYTIPFGAMEVVRNNTRDWAIMKLQYLVPFDTNVKEIKKIIKQINKSIRADEEFNEMLLDDIKCQGVMAMEEYGMRMRLKFMTRPGSQFTIRKHVLAMLREKFAEAGIEFARPRVSVQIPDGGELSDEERTAISAAALNDADKRMKEKTAVAAVPAVP